The following are from one region of the Anaeropeptidivorans aminofermentans genome:
- a CDS encoding aminoglycoside adenylyltransferase domain-containing protein — translation MKYKIILETISEKYQHILGNNLIGIYVHGSIAFECFNPDKSDIDFLVVVKESPSVKEKEELIKTLLSLFSDGPKKGFEMSVVKYDVCKNFLYPTPFELHYSTSHLEECKSDIENYCKSMNGFDKDLAAHFTVTKHVGHTLYGKPIQEVFGHIPKENYMDSILCDVQNAKKDIIDNPVYITLNLCRVLAYKREELILSKKQGGLWAVKNMDQRFWPIIWRALYSYESDEDGYFDIELSKEFCDYALNCIFDRD, via the coding sequence ATGAAATATAAAATAATTCTTGAGACTATTTCTGAAAAATACCAACATATATTAGGAAATAATTTAATTGGCATTTATGTTCATGGTTCTATTGCATTTGAGTGCTTTAATCCAGACAAAAGCGATATTGATTTTTTAGTTGTGGTAAAAGAAAGCCCCTCTGTTAAAGAAAAAGAAGAGCTTATAAAGACGCTTCTTTCCCTGTTCTCTGATGGGCCTAAAAAGGGCTTTGAAATGAGTGTGGTAAAATATGATGTATGCAAAAATTTCTTATATCCCACACCTTTTGAGCTTCACTACTCTACTTCTCATTTAGAGGAATGTAAATCTGATATTGAAAATTACTGCAAATCAATGAATGGGTTCGACAAAGATTTGGCGGCTCATTTTACCGTTACAAAGCATGTGGGCCATACCCTTTACGGTAAGCCCATACAGGAAGTATTTGGTCATATCCCGAAGGAAAATTATATGGATAGCATTCTTTGTGATGTTCAGAATGCCAAAAAAGATATTATTGATAATCCAGTTTATATTACCCTTAATTTATGCCGGGTGCTTGCGTATAAAAGGGAAGAACTTATTTTATCAAAGAAGCAGGGGGGCCTATGGGCTGTGAAAAATATGGATCAAAGGTTTTGGCCTATCATTTGGCGGGCCCTATATTCTTATGAGTCGGATGAAGATGGATATTTTGATATAGAGCTATCGAAAGAATTTTGCGATTACGCCCTTAATTGTATTTTTGATAGAGATTAA
- a CDS encoding ABC transporter ATP-binding protein, whose amino-acid sequence MEKIIEINNLSKSYGKINAVNNLNLSIEKGSFFSLLGENGAGKSTTVNILSTLISKDTGEIKIAGFVLGKDDRKIKEKIGVVFQKSMMDGLLTVKENLLLRGSLYGKYSKKEILMEINKSLSLEDILNRPYNTLSGGQKRKVDIARALMGRPEILFLDEPTTGLDPSIRKDVWEIIDNLRKITGLTIFLTTHYMEEAAKSDHIAIIGNGNLLAEGTPQYLKKTYSKERVCIKTHDFNKAEDFFKEHNINFKRNHDNFELYPHTPEEILDTLYPIKECISEISIIDSSLDDVFLNIVKGNQPNEIHIPA is encoded by the coding sequence ATGGAGAAAATAATTGAAATTAACAATCTAAGTAAATCCTACGGCAAAATAAATGCTGTAAATAACCTTAATTTGTCTATAGAAAAGGGAAGCTTCTTCTCTTTATTGGGTGAAAACGGCGCAGGCAAATCCACAACGGTAAATATTCTTTCTACCCTTATTTCTAAGGATACAGGAGAAATAAAAATAGCAGGATTTGTCCTTGGAAAAGATGACAGAAAAATTAAAGAAAAAATAGGTGTGGTTTTTCAGAAAAGCATGATGGATGGACTTCTCACGGTTAAGGAAAATCTTCTCCTAAGGGGAAGCCTCTATGGAAAATATTCTAAAAAAGAAATTCTTATGGAAATAAATAAAAGCTTAAGCTTAGAGGATATCCTGAACCGCCCTTACAACACTCTTTCCGGCGGGCAGAAAAGAAAAGTAGATATTGCAAGAGCCCTCATGGGAAGGCCTGAAATATTATTTTTAGATGAGCCTACAACAGGCCTTGACCCCAGTATAAGAAAAGACGTGTGGGAAATCATCGACAATTTAAGAAAAATAACAGGCCTTACAATATTTCTTACTACCCATTACATGGAAGAAGCCGCAAAGTCTGACCACATTGCGATTATAGGAAATGGCAATCTTCTTGCAGAAGGAACTCCCCAATATCTTAAAAAGACCTATAGCAAAGAAAGAGTCTGTATTAAAACTCATGATTTTAACAAAGCAGAAGATTTTTTTAAAGAGCATAATATAAATTTTAAAAGAAATCACGATAACTTTGAACTATACCCCCATACTCCTGAAGAAATCCTTGATACCCTCTACCCCATTAAAGAATGTATCAGCGAAATCTCTATAATAGACTCCTCTTTAGACGATGTGTTTTTAAATATAGTGAAAGGAAATCAGCCCAATGAAATCCATATTCCTGCGTAA
- a CDS encoding ABC transporter permease — MKSIFLRNNLIYIRNKSMVFYSLFSVFISLIIYSLFIGRNIESNFSENPYGNIIAQQWLLGGILSITPITVSLSCFSIMVRDKYYGALDDFFIAPVKKYEISGGFILSSVVISLLMCIIQILLFIIIIAENPLDFFESTQFFKLLTALFISTLFGSSMSYFLSIFFKNPSTYGSANSLISTIIGFTNGVFLDLGSFPDSMLPIIKLLPTSHISVIFRNILLKPRISTVFDNTDSLLLRSFSENMGISFYIGNREISLMESLIYVFIWSSVFFMLSVIKGNKNDK, encoded by the coding sequence ATGAAATCCATATTCCTGCGTAATAATTTAATTTATATCAGAAATAAGTCCATGGTATTTTACTCTTTATTTTCCGTATTTATAAGCCTCATAATATATTCATTATTTATCGGCAGAAACATAGAATCTAATTTTTCAGAAAATCCCTACGGAAACATTATAGCTCAACAATGGCTTTTGGGAGGCATCTTATCCATAACTCCCATAACCGTATCTTTAAGCTGTTTTTCAATTATGGTACGGGATAAGTATTACGGTGCATTAGACGATTTTTTTATAGCACCGGTGAAAAAATATGAAATTTCAGGAGGATTTATCCTAAGCTCTGTTGTTATATCCCTATTGATGTGTATCATTCAGATTTTGCTTTTTATCATAATCATAGCGGAAAATCCGCTGGATTTTTTTGAAAGTACTCAGTTCTTTAAGCTCCTAACAGCTTTATTTATAAGCACTTTATTCGGAAGCTCCATGTCCTATTTTTTAAGTATATTCTTTAAAAATCCAAGCACCTACGGAAGCGCAAATTCTCTTATATCAACCATAATAGGCTTTACTAACGGCGTTTTTCTGGATTTAGGAAGCTTCCCCGATTCTATGCTCCCCATTATAAAGCTTCTTCCAACATCGCATATTTCGGTGATTTTTAGAAATATCCTTTTAAAGCCCAGGATTTCAACTGTATTTGACAACACAGACAGTCTTTTATTAAGAAGCTTCTCGGAAAACATGGGCATTTCCTTTTATATAGGCAACAGGGAAATAAGCCTTATGGAAAGCCTTATTTATGTATTTATCTGGAGCTCTGTATTTTTTATGCTTTCTGTCATAAAAGGCAATAAAAATGATAAATAA